One Carassius auratus strain Wakin chromosome 4, ASM336829v1, whole genome shotgun sequence DNA segment encodes these proteins:
- the LOC113063172 gene encoding UHRF1-binding protein 1-like isoform X1: MAGLIKKQILKHLSRFAKNLSPDKINLSTLKGEGHLTNLELDEEVLQNMLDLPTWLAINKVFCNKATIRIPWTKLKAHPITLTLDKVIMEMSTCEEPRPPNGPSPIATASGQSEYGFAEKVVEGISLSVNSIVIRISAKAFNASFELSQLQVHSVNTSWTASDLRYTRILDPTRGEILTFKEVSWQMIRIEADAIQNTEHEVVSAPIRLITNQSKIRVSLKRRMKDCNVIASKLILVMDDLLWVLTDSQLKAMVQYAKSLSEAMEKSAAQRKSMAPDTTQVTSAPPSAQQVRTQQASATADQSASMARLFNAHDVRETSHHLQIKHLDLHICDDTIDNDRGINKRLDGGAVQLSFSSISIDYYPYHKAGETCMHWMHYGEATKSREAWACSLLDEFKSNLEMLKNAVSGQTQSSPQHGKISTSSSTSFSPPPAPRSQLMSSSIVLQIADFSIYQVSTADQSRSSPQTMISCNKKSLYLPQEMPAIHAEFTEYYFPDGKDYPIPCPNLYVQLNALQLVLDSRSLVWLNLFALDLRQSLEQFMELYKLSDSQKPDEHVDIRVDGLMLKLVIPTDQEKTQPDQPRSVSVQTSEMVATNTRHSPGCTRSSLEALLQAFKEQPFFTSLSSSFPRSQNSFSVLHSVFQRHAHEQDTRIHDVYRGLAPPSLSTNALKTPAATDLWAVHFSQFWVDYEGSRSGRGRPTPCVDSFPLTFWACHPARYTQLHERLRAGVGSDLLPRSESAEIASRLQRKKLLKEYYSTDTSPSNTPSNGLHKPHSLDGLLSNSSSSLSLASSSSSSEVDLQVLVHVQKHLSAQVSHGQYMFLLRLQNAVKSLQRSLQQDLEQYGSKRQGPTQPFSACVGVHMKSAEVTLLLKPIPQPDLNSSPLDSDVSPSESRATLEAGSEVSEGHERPSAAGEGTRNADQLLCAGTHAINASPLLPSPSPALRKASVDERSSVVSGGRVPSEEKKDLREGYPNGEGKRTEAEGQQSVTSQGGTMVIDPMSDNSSREWTDKSHGGRLPQSMSRKGSLSVVSDLLTSTHSRSTSLYSMSNIGRLIQGKSQSSFSVSFSKLMKKSPSLQSLDDVSIDSYSLEDCDSYSLLERDDISISGFKDVQNEQISTEGTNVTLAQEADEGQSPDAISNASQSIDEPTKDLVSVLVLKIQSVCCSLDLKGDDTAVALEVGRIRPNQLGNVSLRQYLSNRGLGLLSTASVAQSCEGSGSGSDLSTVLLNPEVQVRLESGPGAAVHSPLAEQNGFLQCRLQAFSADFLMTSLRNLALFMEDDSTSQVLPMEITIKDTHVNLKDDGPRDKASEPEATPIAVHIHNLLIHRQDDGSFSIGGAERAADSKLQKAGPVNDSRLSSVPEVPVGVASEPKATQTAALSPTSPTPSSREQLLMEENECLKLELSKAKMALAEAHMEKDSLQHQMKNLKLTSRGSNS; encoded by the exons ATGGCTGGATTGATCAAGAAACAGATCCTGAAACATCTCTCCAG GTTTGCTAAGAACCTCTCTCCAGATAAGATTAATCTGAGCACTCTGAAAGGGGAGGGCCATCTTACCAACCTGGAGCTGGATGAGGAGGTTTTGCAGAACATGTTGGATCTGCCCACCTGGCTCGCCATTAATAAAGTCTTCTGCAACAAAGCCACCATCCGG atCCCATGGACCAAGCTGAAGGCTCATCCAATCACTCTg ACTTTGGATAAAGTCATCATGGAGATGAGCACCTGTGAAGAGCCTCGTCCTCCCAACGGCCCATCACCCATTGCAACAGCGTCGGGTCAAAG TGAATATGGTTTTGCGGAGAAGGTTGTGGAgggcatctctctctctgtgaactCCATAGTAATCCGCATCAGCGCCAAAGCTTTTAATGCCTCCTTCGAGCTCTCGCAGCTCCAGGTCCACAGCGTTAACACCAGCTGGACCGCCAGTGACCTCCGATACACACGCATCCTGGACCCCACACGTGGAGAG ATCCTAACATTTAAGGAAGTGAGCTGGCAGATGATCAGGATTGAAGCGGACGCCATCCAGAACACAGAACATGAGGTTGTCAGCGCCCCCATACGCCTCATCACCAACCAGTCAAAGATCAGAGTCTCTTTAAAGAGGAGG ATGAAAGACTGTAATGTTATTGCATCAAAGCTGATTCTGGTCATGGATGACCTGCTGTGGGTGCTGACGGACTCTCAGCTCAAGGCCATGGTGCAGTACGCCAAGTCTCTTAGTGAAGCCATGGAGAAATCAGCCGCACAGAGGAAGAGCATGGCCCCCGACACCACACAG gtAACCTCGGCGCCCCCCTCAGCCCAGCAGGTGCGCACACAGCAGGCTTCAGCCACAGCAGATCAGAGTGCTTCTATGGCACGGCTGTTTAACGCCCATGATGTACGTGAGACCTCACACCACCTCCAAATCAAACATCTCGACCTGCATATCTGCGATGACACCATTGACAACGACAGAG GAATTAATAAGAGATTAGATGGTGGTGCAGTGCAGTTGTCCTTCAGCTCTATCAGCATAGATTATTATCCCTACCACAAAGCTG gtgagACCTGTATGCACTGGATGCATTACGGTGAGGCCACAAAGTCCCGTGAGGCCTGGGCCTGTTCTCTCCTGGATGAGTTCAAGTCTAATTTGGAAATGCTCAAAAATGCAGTCAGTGGTCAGACCCAGAGCTCCCCTCAACATG GAAAGATCTCCACCAGCTCCAGCACTTCCTTCTCGCCCCCACCTGCACCGAGATCCCAACTCATGTCCAGCTCAATTGTGCTACAGATAGCAGATTTCAGCATCTATCAG GTGTCTACAGCAGACCAGTCACGCTCAAGTCCTCAAACCATGATCTCCTGCAATAAGAAATCCCTCTACCTCCCCCAAGAGATGCCGGCTATCCATGCTGAATTCACAGAGTACTACTTCCCGGATGGCAAAGACTATCCTA TCCCTTGTCCCAACCTGTATGTGCAGTTAAACGCACTACAGCTGGTGCTTGACTCTCGCAGTCTGGTTTGGCTCAATCTGTTTGCACTGGACCTTCGTCAGAGCTTAGAGCAATTTATGGAGCTGTACAAACTCAGTGACTCACAGAAACCCGACGAGCATGTAGATATCAGAGTGGACGGACTCATGCTGAAG CTGGTGATCCCTACAGACCAGGAGAAGACTCAGCCTGACCAGCCCCGCTCAGTTTCAGTCCAGACCTCAGAGATGGTAGCCACTAACACACGTCACTCTCCTGGATGTACTCGGTCCAGTCTGGAAGCCCTCTTGCAGGCCTTCAAGGAACAACCCTTCTTCACCTCCCTCTCTTCGTCTTTTCCTCGCTCCCAAAACTCCTTCTCTGTGCTGCATTCTGTCTTCCAGCGGCATGCTCACGAGCAGGACACACGCATTCATGATGTGTACCGTGGCCTTGCTCCGCCATCTCTCTCCACCAATGCCCTCAAAACACCAGCAGCCACTGACTTGTGGGCCGTGCATTTTTCCCAGTTCTGGGTGGACTATGAGGGCTCACGCAGTGGGCGAGGTCGTCCGACACCTTGTGTGGACTCCTTCCCTCTGACATTTTGGGCGTGCCACCCTGCCCGATACACTCAGCTCCATGAGAGGCTCAGAGCAGGCGTAGGGTCAGATCTGTTGCCTCGCAGTGAGTCAGCAGAGATAGCCAGTCGTCTGCAGAGGAAGAAGCTTCTAAAGGAGTACTACAGCACTGATACATCTCCCAGCAACACGCCAAGCAATGGCCTCCACAAACCACACTCTCTGGATGGCCTTTTAAGCAACTCCTCTTCGTCTCTTTCCCTTGCTTCCTCATCCTCGTCCAGTGAAGTAGACTTGCAGGTGCTAGTGCACGTCCAGAAGCACCTGAGTGCTCAGGTGAGCCATGGGCAGTATATGTTTCTGCTCAGACTGCAGAATGCTGTGAAATCTCTGCAGCGCTCTTTACAGCAAGATCTGGAGCAGTACGGCTCCAAGCGCCAGGGTCCCACTCAACCCTTCAGTGCTTGCGTGGGCGTGCACATGAAAAGTGCAGAAGTTACACTACTCCTAAAGCCCATTCCCCAACCAGATTTAAACTCCAGCCCTCTGGACTCAGACGTATCCCCTTCAGAAAGCAGGGCCACTCTTGAAGCTGGGAGTGAGGTAAGCGAGGGGCACGAGAGGCCCTCGGCTGCAGGAGAGGGTACTCGAAATGCGGATCAGCTCCTTTGTGCAGGGACACATGCCATCAACGCATCTCCTCTCCTTCCTTCTCCATCTCCTGCTCTGAGAAAGGCATCTGTGGATGAGAGGAGTAGCGTGGTATCTGGAGGGAGGGTGCCATCTGAGGAGAAGAAGGATTTGAGAGAAGGCTATCCCAATGGGGAGGGCAAAAGAACTGAAGCCGAAGGGCAGCAGAGTGTAACCTCACAAGGTGGAACCATGGTAATAGATCCCATGTCTGACAATTCCTCCAGGGAATGGACCGACAAGAGTCATGGAGGCAGGCTTCCTCAGTCCATGTCCAG GAAAGGCAGTTTATCAGTGGTCTCTGACCTCTTAACTTCCACGCACAGCAGGTCTACCTCCTTATATTCCATGTCCAACAT TGGTCGATTGATTCAGGGCAAGTCGCAGTCGAGTTTCTCAGTATCCTTTTCTAAGCTCATGAAGAAAAGCCCTTCACTACAGTCTCTGGATGATGTCTCCATTGACAGTTACTCACTCGAGGATTGTGACAGCTACAGCCTGCTGGAGAGAG ATGACATATCAATCTCTGGTTTTAAGGATGTTCAAAATGAACAGATTTCCACAGAAGGGACAAATGTGACTCTCGCTCAGGAGGCAGATGAGGGCCAGTCACCTGACGCCATCAGCAATGCCTCACAGAGCATAGATGAACCCACGAAAGACCTT GTGTCTGTGCTGGTTTTGAAGATTCAGTCAGTCTGCTGTTCTCTGGATCTGAAGGGTGATGATACAGCAGTTGCTCTGGAGGTAGGACGGATCCGACCCAACCAGCTCGGCAATGTCAGTTTGCGGCAGTATCTTAGCAACCGTGGCCTGG GTTTATTGTCTACAGCATCAGTCGCTCAAAGTTGCGAAG GCTCTGGGTCAGGGTCGGACCTCAGCACGGTGTTATTAAATCCAGAGGTGCAGGTGAGGCTTGAAAGCGGCCCAGGCGCTGCGGTTCACTCTCCTCTGGCCGAACAGAATGGCTTCCTGCAGTGCCGCCTACAGGCCTTCAGTGCCGACTTCCTCATGACATCACTGCGAAACCTCGCTCTCTTCATGGAGGATGACTCCACCTCCCAGGTTCTCCCCATGGAGATCACCATCAAAGATACACACGTCAATCTGAAG GATGATGGTCCCCGTGACAAAGCATCAGAGCCCGAGGCCACGCCCATTGCCGTGCATATTCACAATCTTCTTATTCATCGCCAAGATGATGGCTCATTCAGCATCGGAGGAG CTGAGCGTGCTGCGGACTCAAAGCTTCAGAAGGCGGGGCCTGTGAATGACAGCAGGCTCAGTTCTGTCCCTGAAGTTCCTGTAGGTGTGGCCAGTGAGCCGAAAGCCACTCAGACTGCAGCTCTGTCACCCACAAGCCCCACCCCCTCAAGTAGAGAACAG CTGCTCATGGAGGAGAATGAATGCTTGAAACTGGAGCTCTCCAAAGCCAAGATGGCGTTAGCGGAAGCCCATATGGAGAAAGACTCTCTCCAGCATCAAATGAAGAACCTCAAACTCACCAGCAGGGGCAGCAACAGCTAG